Proteins from one Camelina sativa cultivar DH55 chromosome 8, Cs, whole genome shotgun sequence genomic window:
- the LOC104707203 gene encoding uncharacterized protein LOC104707203 — MLEGPDKGNINWLLKKREVASSYYMESEEASRKRKGQDFLANDELANRSEAKKFIDTSMDQKRRRFSEVSTNINNNIEEGYYHHHMSLDLELNLSPSLDLNHHHDTCTYNKNYEEEEKKKMMESGLVLGLRTQKSMSRVAFDLDDDRCDRGGVSGGSEEEMVARVCIKCHILVMLCKASPACPNCKFMHSPEDTSLSLLFTPKPTLLA, encoded by the exons ATGTTAGAAGGTCCAGACAAAGGAAACATAAACTGGTTGCTGAAGAAACGAGAGGTCGCTTCGTCTTACTACATGGAGTCTGAGGAAGCTTCTAGAAAAAGAAAGGGTCAAGACTTTTTAGCAAATGATGAGCTTGCCAACAGATCCGAAGCAAAAAAGTTTATCGATACATCGATGGATCAGAAG AGGAGAAGATTTAGTGAAGTTTCgacaaatattaataataatatcgaAGAAGGATATTATCACCACCACATGAGTCTTGATCTTGAACTCAACTTGTCACCATCTCTCGATCTAAATCATCATCATGATACGTGTACTTACAATAAAAACtatgaggaagaggagaagaagaagatgatggagagtGGTTTGGTGTTGGGGCTACGTACACAGAAAAGCATGTCAAGGGTTGCTTTTGATCTCGATGACGATCGTTGCGACCGTGGTGGTGTTAGCGGAGGAAGCGAGGAGGAGATGGTTGCGAGGGTGTGCATAAAGTGCCATATTCTAGTGATGTTGTGTAAAGCGTCACCTGCATGCCCTAATTGCAAGTTTATGCATTCACCCGAAGACACATCTCTCTCACTTCTCTTTACTCCTAAGCCTACTTTGTTAGCttag